In bacterium, a genomic segment contains:
- a CDS encoding DUF2442 domain-containing protein, translated as MGDLPSVVRAEYGGGYRIHLTFNDGLEKTIDFWQWLEGPVFEPLKAPDYFRRFFIDGGTVVWPNGADIAPETLYEHHESGEAA; from the coding sequence ATGGGTGATCTTCCATCGGTGGTACGTGCTGAGTACGGCGGCGGATATCGCATTCACCTCACGTTCAACGACGGCTTGGAGAAGACGATTGACTTTTGGCAGTGGCTTGAGGGTCCGGTCTTCGAGCCACTGAAGGCCCCGGACTATTTCCGAAGGTTCTTCATCGACGGGGGAACTGTCGTGTGGCCGAACGGAGCCGACATCGCGCCCGAGACGCTCTATGAACACCACGAATCTGGCGAAGCGGCCTAA
- a CDS encoding site-specific integrase: MTALRVQMDNDMPLRGMADRTRESYLAAVARMAKFYRRSPDQLTDREVQAYLVHMLREEQLSWSTCNIAVQGFRFFYHKTLGRPAASFTIPGPKQPQTLPAILSADEVRRLIESTVNRKQRAVLVTTYAAGLRVSEVVRLKLRDIDSQRMSLRVEQGKGAKDRYTLLSARLLEEIRAYWRAYRPALWLFPARGGQQPMDPSTAQKIYYAAKGRAGITKQGGIHALRHAFATHLLEAGTDLHTIQRLLGHGHIGSTMRYFHLARRTLLGTTSPLEWLDLSTVPPRA; the protein is encoded by the coding sequence ATGACGGCGCTACGGGTACAGATGGACAACGACATGCCCCTGCGGGGGATGGCGGACCGAACGCGGGAGAGCTACCTGGCCGCGGTGGCGCGGATGGCCAAGTTCTATCGGCGCTCCCCGGACCAGCTCACCGATCGGGAGGTCCAAGCCTATCTCGTCCACATGCTCCGGGAGGAGCAGCTCTCGTGGAGCACGTGCAACATTGCGGTCCAGGGCTTTCGGTTCTTCTACCACAAGACCCTGGGCCGGCCGGCGGCCAGCTTCACGATTCCGGGGCCGAAGCAGCCCCAGACGCTCCCCGCGATCCTGAGCGCCGACGAGGTGCGGCGCCTGATCGAGAGCACGGTCAATCGCAAGCAGCGGGCTGTCCTGGTCACCACGTACGCCGCGGGCCTGCGGGTCAGCGAGGTCGTGCGGCTGAAGCTCCGCGACATCGACTCGCAGCGGATGAGCCTGCGCGTGGAGCAGGGCAAGGGGGCCAAGGATCGCTACACGCTCCTGTCGGCTCGCCTGCTGGAGGAGATCCGCGCCTACTGGCGGGCGTATCGGCCAGCCCTGTGGCTCTTCCCGGCCCGCGGAGGGCAGCAGCCCATGGATCCGTCGACGGCCCAGAAGATCTACTACGCGGCGAAGGGGCGGGCGGGGATCACCAAGCAGGGCGGCATCCACGCCCTGCGCCATGCCTTCGCCACGCACCTCCTGGAGGCGGGCACCGACCTGCACACGATCCAGCGCCTCCTCGGCCACGGCCACATCGGCAGCACGATGCGGTACTTCCACCTGGCCCGGCGAACCCTCCTGGGGACGACCTCGCCGCTGGAGTGGCTCGACCTGTCCACGGTACCGCCACGGGCCTAG
- a CDS encoding DUF4160 domain-containing protein, which yields AEYQGQQAKFDFGGEMIAGNIQSGTALRLIREWASLRRLELEANWQNMRAGRPLDRIAPLE from the coding sequence ATGCTGAGTACCAGGGGCAGCAGGCGAAGTTCGACTTTGGGGGCGAGATGATCGCTGGGAACATCCAGTCGGGAACGGCGCTCCGGCTCATCCGAGAGTGGGCGTCCCTCCGCCGGCTCGAGCTTGAGGCGAACTGGCAGAACATGAGGGCGGGCCGGCCTCTGGACCGGATTGCGCCCCTGGAGTGA